TCTGTCTAATCCCATGTGAAGTAAAGTcagtaaaaccaacaaaacaactATCAGAATCAGTAAAGTCTAAATATAATCCAGCATCATTTCTCCTGTTAGATGATGCTCAACTGATCTGTGTGACAGAAAAGTCCTACCTTTAAGACACTTATCAAGCCTCTACCCTATAAGTCTGTCGCTTATTATTCTAATATGATGTAAAGCGCCTACAAGAAAAATTCAGTCTTTATTAGATTATCACAATTatcatttacttatttatatgGATAGTTGCCTTAAATATTCTTTATCACAAAGAGAAGCTGATGGATATTGGTTCATTATATCAATTTTGCATCTTCTGCTGACTCATTCTCAGgcttgttgttttatgttaatattCTTTGACTTCCTGTGCACATTTTCGAAGGGTGCTTTGTCATTTTTGCAAACGTAAATTCAATTTCAAATCAACAGATTGGCTGCATAATTCACCAGCTGCGAACTGAAAATACTAATTTTTGGGTATTTGACGgcatcagttaaataaaatgaaatcaatgttcactgttttcttgtatttattCTTGTACAGTTTTCTCTGGATAAAGAAACACAACGTAAGAGACAGAACGagtcacaataaaataaaaaatgaggaTGAGAGGGTTCATAACAGTGAGAAACTTCAGATATTAAACATGGTTGAGACACCAAATATAAAGAACATTCAAAACGTTATGCATCAATAAAAGCACATCTGTATCACGCTGATAACATAAGTGTACTGTATAATTTGATGGGACACTCAGATCTGTACTGAGTGAGTTTACCTAAATGACCCCAGATGCATCACTGAGTTGAGTACTTAACCTTCAGTCTCCCAGTGTCCAGGGAAGTTTTACTGTTAAACAATTACACAGGGCACAATAACAAATCTCACAGTGAGCAGTTTTAAGCCTCCACAACACCAAAATTCCCAAACGTCACAGCCTCTAAAACTTGTCAAAACCTTAAGTCACATGATTTTACCCTTCACACTCCCCATCTCTTCACGATGTTCCCGTCCTCTGTTCTTTAGCCGCCACTGGTCAAACTGGCTGAGTCGACTAACTCTGCACTGCTGTCTGTGTGCGCAATGGCCTACAGCCATCCATCACTGATCTATAGAGTCCAAATTCTCTTTGAGTTTTCGGGTCATGCTGGGGATCAGGTTAACGTGGTCGTCCACACAACTGCCCACACAGCGGTCCATCAGCGAGCGAACAGCAGGCTCTTTAGCACCAGAGTCAAAAAGATCCTTCCCCTTATCGTTGCAGTGCATTGTGCATCTGGTCAGACGGTCCTGAGGGGAGAATGAGGAGGTTTAGATGAACTCAAAACAGATGGTGGGCATGTCTAAGATATCTGCAGTAAAAAAGTGGGAAGACTTTCTGAAGcgcatgtactgtacagatatACATCTTATGTATCAGCTACATAAGAATCACCTGTTACAGGTGACCTGGCCAAGTGAAACCTATAGAAATCGTCCCCCTTTTGTCAGATGTCTCTCACCTGAAACTTCTCCAGCTCTGAAGTGACCAGTCCCTGAGCTTTGGCCAGAGGAGTGTGACACCTCTCGATACACTGATGCACCTGAGTCATGGAGTCTGTGGAGCGATCACAGCAATCTGCGCTGCACCTGAACATGCGACCCTGCAGAGGGAGGCCACAGACACACGTATGACGAGCGGTGCACAGATCAGACTGAAGGAGACCAGGTGCCGCACGCACAGGTCATGTTTCCACAGATAAGGCGCCTACCTGCATTTTACGGATGTGGTTTTTCTCCAGACTTTGGACCATTTCTTCCACCGCAGCCTGCACGCGTGCTTGATGTGCCTCTGCCATCTCTGCGCGTCCTCTTCACTCCGCAGGTCTTCACAAATATTTCAGACAAGTTTGGTTCCTTAAACCGGACCGGGCTGGGCTGGGCTGGCTCGACGTACCTGCTGCGTCCACAGCAAAGTTTCTTTACTCTACAAACCGCTAATAATTAAGGTCACCTCCACTTAAGCATGGTTCAGCATGAGAAGATGATTGCGTCACTTCCCGTTTTCTTCCGCAGTCGGTTTGAGGAAAGAAAATCCTCTTCCGTTTTGTGAGGTCAGATCAAAAAAGTAGGAAGGTGGTGTCACATTGAATTATTCAATAAACGCTCACAGACCCACTGATTCTCTCGTGTTGATAATATAATTCTCTataagcatttatttatttatttattgatcttTTCAATGGGAAA
The Anabas testudineus chromosome 22, fAnaTes1.2, whole genome shotgun sequence DNA segment above includes these coding regions:
- the fam136a gene encoding protein FAM136A; translated protein: MAEAHQARVQAAVEEMVQSLEKNHIRKMQGRMFRCSADCCDRSTDSMTQVHQCIERCHTPLAKAQGLVTSELEKFQDRLTRCTMHCNDKGKDLFDSGAKEPAVRSLMDRCVGSCVDDHVNLIPSMTRKLKENLDSIDQ